A window of Deltaproteobacteria bacterium contains these coding sequences:
- a CDS encoding DNA translocase FtsK 4TM domain-containing protein, with protein sequence MARPKKTKSKRKSKTILPKPAKGPAAPPPGRRLSQEIIALLLLVLDLFLVISLLSYSSTDTAGLTAVGPVANWGGKAGALIADYLIRALGLAAFWLPIILSWLALKFYQGDAGLRYPWHWLAYLGLPLATAGLISLGWPLFPLGGSQILGGGTLGWRLLVLLTPWLNLAGTALALVALLLVSFMAVTRISYVALLGLIREKIAALVQAICGRGREAPEVPNPLESPQPSLIPPSAEDPTTSLNAAAAAAPPAEPLPEPVVSASAETVSRRQKRVKAIPLSSFILPQLDFLNPPPAWDFQVQEEALLAQARKLENTLQHFGVEGKVVAVRPGPVITMIEFEPALGIKISKVTSLADDLALALKALSIRIVAPVPGKAVIGIEIPNAKRQLVTMREILGHEIYRQSRSPLTIALGKDIMGQPVVTDLGKMPHLLIAGATGTGKSVGLNAMIISILFKASPEEVRFLMVDPKRIELSTYEGIPHLLHPVVINPKVATTALRWAVEEMERRYGLLSDLEVRNIESYNVKILKTLKMTKNQEEEDSVRPLPYIVIVIDELADLMMISARETEEYLIRLAQKARAAGIHLILATQRPSVDVITGLIKANFPTRISFQVSSKVDSRTIMDTVGAEKLLGLGDLLFMPPGTSRLKRIHGPYISEEEVKRVVDFLKAQRSPEFEPGILEIQEQKAEEEELGEKDEKYQEALEIVAETRQASISMLQRRLRVGYNRAARIIEMMEKEGLVGPSDGIKAREVYLPHRR encoded by the coding sequence ATGGCACGCCCCAAGAAAACTAAGAGTAAGCGAAAATCAAAAACCATATTGCCCAAACCAGCCAAGGGGCCGGCGGCACCTCCTCCGGGCCGTCGTCTGAGCCAAGAAATAATTGCCCTACTGTTGCTGGTATTGGACCTGTTTCTGGTGATCAGTCTGCTTTCTTATAGTTCCACTGATACCGCTGGACTGACCGCGGTTGGACCGGTAGCCAACTGGGGGGGCAAAGCCGGAGCACTGATCGCCGACTATCTTATCCGGGCTCTGGGACTGGCAGCTTTCTGGCTCCCCATTATATTGAGTTGGCTGGCTCTAAAGTTCTACCAGGGGGATGCCGGCCTCCGCTATCCCTGGCATTGGCTGGCTTATCTGGGGCTGCCGCTGGCCACTGCCGGGCTGATCTCTCTGGGCTGGCCCTTGTTCCCTTTGGGGGGCAGCCAGATTTTGGGCGGCGGTACCTTGGGATGGCGATTGTTAGTGCTGTTGACCCCCTGGCTCAATCTGGCCGGAACCGCCCTGGCACTAGTGGCGCTTTTGCTGGTCAGTTTCATGGCCGTGACCCGAATCTCCTACGTTGCTTTGCTGGGGCTTATTCGGGAAAAAATAGCCGCGCTGGTTCAGGCCATCTGCGGCCGCGGCCGGGAAGCCCCGGAAGTGCCTAATCCTCTGGAATCACCGCAGCCTTCGCTGATACCGCCCTCAGCCGAGGACCCGACTACCTCACTTAACGCCGCTGCCGCTGCTGCCCCGCCAGCCGAGCCCTTGCCGGAGCCAGTGGTATCGGCCTCGGCGGAAACCGTTTCTCGCCGTCAGAAGCGGGTCAAAGCCATACCGCTGAGCAGCTTTATTCTACCTCAACTGGATTTTTTGAATCCACCGCCTGCCTGGGATTTCCAGGTGCAGGAAGAAGCCTTATTGGCCCAGGCCCGAAAATTAGAAAATACCCTGCAACACTTTGGGGTGGAAGGCAAGGTAGTGGCGGTGCGTCCCGGCCCGGTGATTACCATGATTGAATTTGAACCGGCGTTGGGTATAAAAATCAGCAAAGTTACGAGCTTGGCTGACGACCTGGCCCTGGCTCTGAAGGCTCTATCGATTCGCATTGTTGCCCCGGTGCCCGGCAAGGCAGTGATTGGCATCGAGATTCCCAATGCCAAACGGCAACTGGTTACCATGCGGGAAATCTTAGGCCATGAGATCTATCGCCAGTCCCGTTCTCCTCTGACCATCGCCCTGGGCAAAGACATCATGGGGCAGCCGGTGGTCACCGATCTAGGCAAGATGCCTCATCTTTTGATTGCCGGGGCCACCGGTACTGGCAAAAGCGTCGGACTCAATGCCATGATCATCAGCATTCTCTTCAAGGCCAGCCCGGAAGAAGTGCGGTTTCTGATGGTCGACCCCAAGCGCATCGAGTTGTCAACTTACGAGGGAATTCCACATCTGCTGCATCCGGTGGTCATCAATCCGAAAGTGGCCACTACCGCCTTACGCTGGGCGGTGGAAGAAATGGAACGCCGTTATGGTCTGCTCTCCGACCTGGAAGTGCGCAATATTGAATCTTACAATGTCAAAATCCTTAAGACCTTAAAAATGACCAAAAACCAGGAAGAAGAGGATAGTGTGCGGCCTCTGCCCTATATTGTCATCGTCATCGACGAATTGGCCGATCTGATGATGATCTCGGCCCGGGAGACCGAGGAATATCTCATCCGTCTGGCCCAAAAAGCCCGGGCCGCAGGTATTCACCTGATTCTGGCCACCCAGAGACCTTCTGTCGATGTCATCACCGGCCTGATCAAAGCCAACTTCCCCACCCGGATTTCCTTTCAGGTGTCTTCCAAGGTGGACTCCCGGACCATCATGGATACGGTAGGGGCCGAAAAGCTCTTGGGGCTGGGTGACCTGTTGTTTATGCCCCCTGGCACGTCGCGGCTGAAGCGGATTCACGGGCCTTACATTTCGGAGGAGGAGGTCAAGCGGGTGGTTGACTTCCTTAAGGCCCAGCGGAGCCCCGAATTTGAACCGGGCATCCTGGAGATCCAGGAGCAGAAGGCTGAAGAAGAAGAATTGGGGGAAAAGGACGAAAAATACCAGGAAGCCCTGGAAATCGTCGCTGAAACCCGGCAGGCCTCCATTTCCATGCTGCAGCGCCGGCT